Genomic segment of Pirellulales bacterium:
GGCGTGGCTCCGAGCGTAGCGGTCGGGTCGAGCGCCATATTCTCACGCCCCAGCCGAACCAGCAACTTGCCTTCCGAGCGGTAGGTCTTTGGCGACAAAAGCGTCAAGGCCGCGGCAGTACTCATCACGGCCAAGAAAAATAGTGATCCTTTCCCTTTATGCCGCCAAGGGACTTGGAGGGCGTTGCGCAGAGCGAAGCGGTGATGATAAGGGGCAATCATCGAAGTGCTGGGCAAATCAGGGTTGTGACGAAATCAGTGGCGTGCCTGCCCGTTGCTAGAGGACGATTTGTCTGGTGGGTACGACAAAGTCCTCGCAAATCATGCGTGGGGATTTCCAGTATAATTGCACTTTTGAGTTGGTAAAATATGCCGATTCTTCAGATTTCAAAAGAACTGCGGCCTGCGAGGTAGAATTCCAATTCTGCCGAATATGGCCATCCTTGTTGGAGCAATTGCCGCATTCCTGCCAATAACAGAGGATGCAACTACCGAGAATTCCGATTGTAACGGTTTAGCCAAATCTTCGCATCAGGGCGGCGATTCGACCTATGATCCCCCGTCAAATCCACGGCGGCGTTAAACAACTCCGACTGTACTGAATGTTCTGCTGCCGCCCGATGGCACCGGTCATTGGCTGCCCGGTTTGTTGAGCGCGATCTGCTGCCCATGACGATTGTTGCCAAGGAACGGATTATATCGTTCTGCGCCGACTCAACCAACCAAGCCAGGAATGGTCGATGGATTCTAGCGATTGCAACGCGCGCTCGATTGCAGGCGTTACAGTCCTGCTGCTGGGCTTAACATTCACATCGGGCTGCAATTGCCGATCGAAGGAAGGCTCGGCCGATCGCTCCGCGGCGGCATTCGCTGTCGGCTCATCGTCCGGAACATTCGCCATCGAACCAGCGCTGCTCAAGCGCGTCGCTCCACCGAATTTGGTGCGATTGACGGACTTCAACCATGACCAGATCGAATCGGCCGACGCCACCATCGGTCCGCAATTGACGCCGCCTTCGTCGTCAAGCGGTGGTACGAAGACTGCGCCGGCTGGCTGGACTAGCGCTGGTGGCGAGCGGTTCGTGGTCATCGATCCGCCGGCTCCGAAAGTGTCCGATTCATCGCCTCAGCAGGCTGCCGAATCACGTCCGAATGATGGAACCTCGCAAGCCACCGGCACCATCTTGCCGTGGGGGCCGACGACGCCAACTCCAGAAATGACGGCGATTACCAAACGAGCAGAAGACATCGCTCGCCGCGGCTACGACTTGGCCGAACGGGGCGGTCTTTACAGCGCACGGGTGCGATTTACCGAATCGCTACGAGTCATTGCCGAGGCACTCGATGCGCAGCGCAACACCGCCGCTCATACCAAAGCGTTGGCCGCCGGCCTGCGCGCGCTTGAAGAGGTTGACGACTTCGTACCGCGCGGCATGCAGATTGACGTTAAGATCAATATGCCACTCATCGTCGATGCACATCGCACGCCAATTCTGAAAGATCGGTCTCTTGACGAGATTACTCCGCTGGTGGCCCAACGGATATACTTGACGTATGCCCAAGAGCAACTGGCGATGGCTGGCGGCGATCAAGCCGTCGCATCGCTGGCTTTGCACGGAATGGGAAAAATCTGCATCACGCCGGCGCAAATGAACGGACCACGGACGCAAATTGCCGAAGCCAAAGCTGTAGTCTATTTTCAGGCTGCCGTGATTATCGAACCACAGAACTTCATGTCCGCCAATGAATTGGGTGTGCTGCTCGCGCGCTTCGGTCGCCCGCAAGACGCGCGACAAGCGCTGGAGCAAGCGGTGAGCTGCTCCAATTCGCCGATCACTTGGCGAAACCTAGCTATTGTGAGCGAGCGACTCGGTGACACGCCGAAAGCAGTTCTTTGCCGTGAACGAGCGGAGTTGGCTGTCGCCGAATCAAAACAAGCCGGCACAAACAACGCTGGCTCGCAGTATCCGATTCGCTGGGTCGATCCCACAACCTTCGCACGCTCGAATACGATGGTTCCAGACGCCACCCCTGCGACTGGGCAATTGGGCACAGCAACCGATCCAACCGCCCCCACGACCGCCGCTAAATCGGATCCTAAAGCCGGCGGCTGGAAATGGCCGTGGCAGTGACCTGAAAATCGAGCCGCACCCGTGAGAAATCGACAGTACCTTCAGAAGTCTCTGAACACTGCCGAACGTTCGCGGCTGGCAACCTCCGAATCCATCGATCGACATGGACCGATACGGCGGTACGCCCACTTAACCATCGGGGCAAGAAACATCATGGAGTCAGATAGCGTGAACGGAATTCGATCAATGGGTGTGCGCCCATCGGGACGCCGAGGGCAATTGCTTTTGCTTCTCGCGCTGGCGATCGCTCTCTTGTCGCTGGCGGACTTGCTGGTCGGATCGTGCGACCCGAGCGCGTCATTCGACCCGCCTCCTGTCGGGCCGGCCGCCAGCGCCAAATTGCCCGGCAAGAATCGCTCGGCCCGCGCCGATCCAAACTTTCAACTCTGCCAGGCTCTCGGGCCGGCTGCACCGTGTCCGATCATGGGGATCGACTGCGCGGCCAACGGCCCTTGCGGTTGCGACTGCCGCGATCGGCGCTGGCGGGCGATGGGCCCCGTCGACTGGCAAGCGTATGCTCAAGGTGAATATGTTGGGCATTGGCGATTGCCCCATGTGCCGGTTTACCGCCTGCGAGTCGACGATCAACTGGAATGCGTCTATCGCTTGACGCGCGACGTGCAGCCCGATCCTTACCGGTTAAACTGCGGCGACATTATCAAGGTCGAGTCGTTTACCGATATAAATCTAAATCGCGAACTCATCGTTCAACCCGACGGCACGATCACGCTCATTCTACTTGGCGAGGTGCGCGCGGCAGGGCTGACGGTGCATGAACTGCGAACCAAAATCGAAGACCTCTACAAGAAATTCTACAAACTGCCGTCGATCACCGTCACACCACTGAAGGTCAACACACAACTCGACGACTTGCGGGCGGCCGTCGATAATCGGGCCGGCATCGGCGGCCAAGGCCGCCCGGCGCGGATCACGCCACAAGGAACGATCGACCTCCCGGGGCTCAACAACATTCCTGCCCAGGGCTTGACGCTGGATGAACTCAAGCAGGAGATCATCTACCGCTATCAGAATGAGTTGGGCATCGAAGGCGTCGAAGTGACTCCGATTCTAACCAGCCGCGCGCCTCGCTACTTTTACGTATTCGGCGAAGTGAATGCGCCGAATCGCTTCACCATGGAAGGCCCGACGACGCTCATGCAAGCCATTAGCATGGCTGGCAGTTGGAAAGTCGGCGCGAACTTGCGGCAGATCGCGATCTTTCGCCGTGGAGACGACTGGCGATTGATGGCCACGGTCGTCCACATGCAAAGCACCATGATGTTCAACCGACAACCGTGCCCGGCGGGCGAAATCTGGCTCGATGACAGCGACATCGTGATGGTGCCGAAAACGCCGATTCTCATCGCCGACGATTTCGTCAATCTCTACTTCACCCGCGGATTGTATGCCGTCGTGCCGTTTAGTACGTTCTATTCGTTCAACAATCAAGGCTTTGTGGCGGGGAATAATTCGAATTAGGCAAGCCAATACGTCGATGCAGAATGCGATTTGAAAAATGCAACCTGGCGTAAAAGTGAAACTACCGGATTGCCGCCGACTTCACTTTTCATCTTGCGGCATTGAATGGCGCTCAATCCTTATACACCCGCGTGCTTTCCTCCTTCGTGACCGGTTCGTTCATCTCGTCGGTTTGCAGCAGCACTTTGATGCGCGAATCGCCGGGCGAAACGGCCTGAGCAACCACGCGATAGGTGATATCGGCCTTCGGCGCAAGCCGGGTCATCGGCTCGAAGACCACGCGTTGGCCCTCGATCCGGTACTGCGACGGCCCTTCGGCGCTCACCGGCTTCATTTCCGGCGGCAGGATCGCATTCACCGTTACTCGACTCGATGCCTTCGAACCTTGATTGACGACTTTGATTTCGTAAGTCGCCTGCCCGCCGATTTCGATCGGATCGTCCACGTCCACCACCGTGAACAATACCGCCGCCACGCCTTCGACGATGGTTGTCTCTTCCTTGGTGTGGCTCAAGCCGCCAGCGGCGCGGCCTTCGACGCGTAGTCTTTGTTCGCCCGGCTCGGCGGCGAGCGTCGTTAGCATTACGCTGCCGGCCTGATTGGCGGGCAGTTCAGCAAGGCTCCAAATGACGCTGTGCGACTGCTGGTCATAGTGTCCCATGTCGGATGCTTCGACAAACTGCATCCCTTTGGGCAGGCGCGTGACCAATTCCACGTCTTTCGCTGTCGCCGTGCCCGGATTATTCACCGACACGCTGTATTTCGCTTGCCGCTCCAAATATCGCAGACCAGGTCCATTGATGCCCACTTCGAGCGCCGGCGCGATCACTTGAATCTGCGCAGGCTGCTCGGCGCGCAGATTTGCATCGCCGCTGACGCTGATCATGTTGGTGAATAAGCCCGCTTGTACGGCGTGCAAAGTCAAATCTAATGTACGGCTTTCGCCCGGCTTGAGCGTACCGACTTCAAATTCCAATTCGCGGCCGGCGGGATGCTGGAACCCTGGCGGCACGACTTCGTGCAGCACGATCCTCTCGGCCGCGCCGGTGCCGGGATTCGAAATCTTGATTCCCACCGTCACATCTCCGCCGATCATCACTTGCTTCGGCGAGTTCAATTCCAACGCCAATTCCGGTTTGGTGGCGATCGTGCGCATGGACGCCTGGGAACTGAATTGCACGACGGCGACACTGCCAATTTCGCCTTCC
This window contains:
- a CDS encoding polysaccharide biosynthesis/export family protein is translated as MGVRPSGRRGQLLLLLALAIALLSLADLLVGSCDPSASFDPPPVGPAASAKLPGKNRSARADPNFQLCQALGPAAPCPIMGIDCAANGPCGCDCRDRRWRAMGPVDWQAYAQGEYVGHWRLPHVPVYRLRVDDQLECVYRLTRDVQPDPYRLNCGDIIKVESFTDINLNRELIVQPDGTITLILLGEVRAAGLTVHELRTKIEDLYKKFYKLPSITVTPLKVNTQLDDLRAAVDNRAGIGGQGRPARITPQGTIDLPGLNNIPAQGLTLDELKQEIIYRYQNELGIEGVEVTPILTSRAPRYFYVFGEVNAPNRFTMEGPTTLMQAISMAGSWKVGANLRQIAIFRRGDDWRLMATVVHMQSTMMFNRQPCPAGEIWLDDSDIVMVPKTPILIADDFVNLYFTRGLYAVVPFSTFYSFNNQGFVAGNNSN